A stretch of the Orcinus orca chromosome 1, mOrcOrc1.1, whole genome shotgun sequence genome encodes the following:
- the LOC101285698 gene encoding LOW QUALITY PROTEIN: arylacetamide deacetylase-like 4 (The sequence of the model RefSeq protein was modified relative to this genomic sequence to represent the inferred CDS: inserted 2 bases in 2 codons; substituted 1 base at 1 genomic stop codon) has translation MAVPWLXLLAALFTFLLGVFVWAVFEHFLTTGVPSTRQHPARFRFLHCMFLCMVTLGNILEKLRICSMPRCIQFLHKRVRIKKDPGLVVNNLRFGTIPMRLFQPEVAAPSPRRGIIFFHGGGTVLGSLDVYRALCGFLSQETDSMLLSVGAFTPVVDGQERVQGGMGISASFRQVCGVICGDSAGAGIATLTSQTLVGRSGLPRIRAQVLIYLIVQLINFRLPSFPQNQHVQFLTWKFMMRVXIRVYRLLWWDAILSGAFIPPEVWKKYWKWVSADNVPRSFKKTDYQPMFPAPFNEAACLENNPLLDVEHTPLIKDEETIAQLPEAFLVSCXDILRDDILLYKKCLEDQGVPVTWYHVEDGFHGSLILCDWKPFSFPCSLKIVNAIVSCIKSTL, from the exons ATGGCTGTCCCGTGGC CGCTTCTAGCTGCACTGTTCACCTTTCTCCTGGGGGTCTTTGTCTGGGCTGTGTTTGAGCACTTCCTCACCACAGGTGTCCCCTCTACTCGGCAACATCCTGCCAGGTTCCGATTTCTGCACTGCATGTTCCTCTGCATGGTCACTTT GGGGAATATACTTGAGAAATTGAGGATTTGCTCCATGCCCAGATGTATTCAGTTTTTGCACAAGCGCGTGAGAATCAAGAAGGACCCCGGGCTTGTGGTAAACAACCTGCGTTTTGGAACCATACCCATGAGGCTGTTCCAGCCCGAGGTGgccgcccccagcccccggcGAGGCATCATCTTCTTCCACGGAGGGGGCACCGTATTAGGGAGCCTGG ACGTGTACCGCGCCCTGTGTGGTTTTCTATCCCAGGAGACCGACTCTATGCTGCTATCGGTTGG AGCCTTCACCCCTGTGGTGGATGGGCAAGAGAGAGTCCAAGGAGGCATGGGCATTTCTGCTTCCTTCCGGCAGGTCTGCGGTGTGATCTGCGGAGACAGTGCTGGCGCAGGGATTGCGACCTTGACCTCTCAGACCTTGGTGGGCAGATCCGGTCTTCCTCGGATCAGGGCCCAGGTCCTGATTTATCTCATTGTCCAACTCATTAATTTTCGGCTGCCATCCTTTCCGCAGAACCAACACGTCCAGTTCCTCACCTGGAAGTTCATGATGCGTGTTTAAATACGTGTTTATCGACTTCTCTGGTGGGATGCCATCTTGAGTGGTGCTTTCATTCCCCCGGAAGTCTGGAAGAAGTACTGGAAGTGGGTCAGCGCGGACAACGTACCCAGGAGTTTCAAGAAGACAGACTACCAACCCATGTTTCCTGCCCCTTTCAATGAGGCTGCCTGTCTAGAAAACAATCCCTTGTTGGATGTGGAACATACACCCCTCATAAAGGATGAAGAGACCATTGCCCAGCTTCCCGAGGCCTTCCTGGTGAGCT ATGACATCCTCCGTGATGACATCTTGCTCTATAAGAAGTGCTTGGAGGACCAGGGGGTCCCCGTGACATGGTACCACGTGGAGGATGGCTTTCACGGATCTCTGATATTATGTGATTGGAAGCCTTTCTCTTTCCCATGCTCCCTGAAAATTGTGAATGCTATAGTCAGTTGTATAAAGAGCACACTGTAA